The following is a genomic window from Flavobacteriales bacterium.
GAGGCGTTGCAGTTCGCGGAGCCCGTCGCGCACGGCGGATGTGGAGGAGGAGAGGACCTGGGCCACGCGTTCCTCCTCGATCAGGGCGGGCGCCTCGAACAGACCGCCGTACAGGCGCAGCAGCGCTTCCAGCAGCGGACCGAGGCGCGCATCGTTCAACCGCAGGCCATGCACGGTGGAGGGGCCGCAGCTGAGCATCACGCGCGACGGGGTATGCACCCCTTCGCTGAGGACCAGGTCCTCGTTGAGCTCCAGCGCCTTCAACGCGCCGAGCACGGTGGCGGGCCGCAGACCGCTGCGGCGGGCGAGGTCGCGCAGATCGAGGCTGTACGACTCGTGCAGGCCGCTGCCCAGGGCGATGCGGTGCGTGTCGGCGAAGGCCTGGTAGGTGCGGCGCACCTCGGCCGTGGTGGGAAAGCCGCTCTCCACGCGTTCGCGCAGGCGTTGCGCGTCGGCATCGTCCACCAGCAGGAAGGCGTACGAGGGCCGTCCATCGCGGCCCGCGCGACCGGCCTCCTGGTAGTAGCTCTCCAGATCGGGCGGCGGGGCCAGGTGCACCACGGCGCGCACATCGCCCTTGTCGATGCCCATGCCGAAGGCGTTGGTGGCGGCCACATAGCGCAGGCGGCCCTCCTGCCAGTCGCGCTGCACGCGCTCGCGCTCGGCATGCGGCAGTCCGGCGTGGTAGGCCTCGGCCGTCACGCCCATGCGCTGCAGCACGCCCGCCAGTTCCACGGTCCCACGCCGGTCGCGCATGTACACGATGCCGCTGCCGGGCACATGCTGCACGATCCGCTGGAGGCGGGCCAGCTTGTCCTCGCCGCGGCTGCACCAGAAGGTGAGCTCGGGGCGGTGGAAGGCGGACCGCAGCACGTTCGGCACGCGGAAGGCCAGGCGCTGCTGGATGTCGTCCACCACGGCCGGGGTGGCGGTGGCGGTGAGGGCCACCACGGGTGCGTCGGGGAACACGGCGCGGAGCTCGGGGATGCGCATGTACGCCGGCCGGAAATCGTAGCCCCATTGCGCGATGCAGTGGGCCTCGTCCACGGCGATGAGCTTCACGGGCATGCGGGGCAACCGGCCGCGGAACGCATCGGTGCCGAGGCGTTCGGGCGACACGTAGAGCAGGCGCAGCCGGCCCAGCGCGGCATCCTCCAGGGCGTTGTCGATCTCGTAACCGGCCATGCCGCTCATCACGGCCATGGCAGGGATGCCGCGACGGCGGGCCTGGTCCACCTGGTCGCGCATCAGGGCGATGAGCGGGCTGACGACGATGGTGAGCCCGGCGAATGCCAGGGCGGGCAGTTGGTAGCAGAGGCTCTTGCCGCCGCCGGTGGGCAGCAGCGCCAGCGTGTCGCGGCCGCTCAGGACGGACCGGATGACCTCCTCCTGCATGGGGCGGAAGGCGTGGTGCCCCCAATGGCGCTGCAACAGGTCGTGCAGGACCGCTGTTGAAGCGTGCACGCCCATGGCCGGTCCTCCGCCCTCGCGG
Proteins encoded in this region:
- a CDS encoding RecQ family ATP-dependent DNA helicase, with amino-acid sequence MRPKVTNREGGGPAMGVHASTAVLHDLLQRHWGHHAFRPMQEEVIRSVLSGRDTLALLPTGGGKSLCYQLPALAFAGLTIVVSPLIALMRDQVDQARRRGIPAMAVMSGMAGYEIDNALEDAALGRLRLLYVSPERLGTDAFRGRLPRMPVKLIAVDEAHCIAQWGYDFRPAYMRIPELRAVFPDAPVVALTATATPAVVDDIQQRLAFRVPNVLRSAFHRPELTFWCSRGEDKLARLQRIVQHVPGSGIVYMRDRRGTVELAGVLQRMGVTAEAYHAGLPHAERERVQRDWQEGRLRYVAATNAFGMGIDKGDVRAVVHLAPPPDLESYYQEAGRAGRDGRPSYAFLLVDDADAQRLRERVESGFPTTAEVRRTYQAFADTHRIALGSGLHESYSLDLRDLARRSGLRPATVLGALKALELNEDLVLSEGVHTPSRVMLSCGPSTVHGLRLNDARLGPLLEALLRLYGGLFEAPALIEEERVAQVLSSSTSAVRDGLRELQRLEVLRYTPRTDDPLLTLMTPRRDAQRLTLDPEALDLRLHRALERVDAMAAYFAPGAGCRERTLLGYFGENGTTACGRCDRCRAQHHADADAVDGPDAELLRWQQDHP